One genomic window of Candidatus Pseudobacter hemicellulosilyticus includes the following:
- a CDS encoding TonB-dependent receptor — MMVTLAVAQTRITGKVTDNNRNPLAGVNVAVKNKNAATFTDTAGRYSLPVSLNDTLVFTSVGYLKQELRVTSFASLNVELANESIQMDQVVVIGYGRQKQPTVTGSVSVVAGKDLAQTPVANVTNMLVGMAPGITGIQNSGEPGQNATTLRIRGLATLNGANPLVVIDGVQQPAENPFTMLNAIDANDIDNISVLKDASATAVYGIRGANGVIIVTTKRGKSGRPAFSFSMNRGYTKPTSLIPLTNSYDFALSRNESIRKLQSSGNGAYNNMLFTDDELWKFQNNRDYTASEIDAMSISADKKELLRNSPALYYTSHDWYDELFNGTGVQNQYNLSVSGGTSKFRYASSLGYFDQTGILDYTKVAGANVEPKFSRYTFRNNFDINVIKNFQLSVNISGQFLRNKTANPKSDNYSNVESSDLAARYQAILFSLGYGPYISPGIVDDKIVLHFIGSDGSATNPIGTIRGGNGGYPSQVINPLNLVSRGYGITQGTNLSTQMVLKHTMDYFTPGLSSHFTIAYDDNYQKGYSVTPGVPTYAAYRDPADPTNVVFIGGAVSADNSLTDYLFNSSFRRTYYEAGFDYARSFGKHNVSGLLLGNAQKYVDNGLAFNTPSGLMSVVGRATYNFEERYLAEANMAYNGTEQFAPGSRFGFFPAFSAGWIISNESFFKDNPVVSFAKIRGSYGEVGNDQIGARRYLYLPNSWNMADGGNGYYFGSTNGSNANPLVSGAVESSLGNPVVTWERAQKTNLQLDLKFLKDKLSFSGTYFTEKRKDILVQPSIIPANFGVAGTPVSNVGRVSNKGWEFELGWDDKIGNEFAYFIKANFSYSRNKIEFMAEAPYPYEWMNQTGYMIGQPKGLIADGFYNTQQELANRPNNTYSNLVDLGDIRYRDINGDGKIDNSDMVPIGYPTFPLIAYNWRMGFSYKGFDVSALFIGTAKGSYDISRTYYGGNRIVQAVNDGRWTQEKYDNGDAISYPAMNAIEGASQASKLTSTFWLRSTDFLRLKNLTVSYTFGNNPLLRSAGIKGISVFANGNNLITWTSLVDGIDPESTSQNSNGYIFPLIKTFNVGFNVSF; from the coding sequence ATGATGGTCACCCTGGCGGTGGCCCAGACCCGCATTACCGGTAAGGTGACCGACAACAACCGCAACCCCCTGGCCGGGGTCAATGTGGCGGTAAAGAACAAGAACGCGGCCACCTTTACTGACACCGCAGGCCGTTACAGCCTGCCCGTTTCCCTGAATGATACCCTTGTTTTTACTTCTGTCGGTTACCTGAAACAGGAGCTTCGTGTGACCAGCTTTGCCTCGTTGAATGTGGAGCTGGCCAATGAAAGTATCCAGATGGACCAGGTGGTAGTGATCGGTTATGGCCGGCAAAAGCAACCTACTGTTACCGGTTCGGTCAGTGTGGTGGCGGGCAAGGACCTGGCCCAGACCCCTGTGGCCAACGTGACCAATATGCTGGTAGGTATGGCGCCGGGTATTACCGGTATCCAGAACAGTGGTGAGCCGGGACAGAATGCCACTACCCTCCGCATCCGCGGTCTGGCCACGCTGAACGGCGCTAACCCGCTGGTGGTGATTGACGGGGTACAACAGCCTGCTGAAAACCCCTTCACCATGCTCAATGCCATTGATGCGAATGATATTGACAATATCAGCGTGCTGAAAGACGCCTCTGCCACGGCGGTGTACGGGATCCGGGGCGCCAATGGGGTGATCATTGTGACCACCAAAAGGGGTAAGTCGGGCCGTCCCGCTTTCAGCTTTTCCATGAACCGTGGTTATACCAAACCTACTTCCCTGATCCCGCTGACCAATTCCTACGACTTTGCCCTTTCCCGGAACGAAAGCATCCGGAAATTGCAGTCGTCCGGCAACGGGGCCTACAACAATATGCTGTTCACGGATGATGAACTATGGAAATTCCAGAACAACCGGGACTATACGGCCTCAGAGATTGACGCCATGAGCATCAGCGCTGACAAAAAGGAGCTGCTGCGCAACAGCCCGGCCCTGTATTATACCAGCCACGACTGGTATGATGAGCTGTTCAACGGTACCGGCGTGCAGAACCAATACAACCTCAGTGTATCCGGCGGTACGTCCAAATTCAGGTATGCCAGCTCACTGGGCTATTTTGACCAGACCGGCATCCTGGACTATACCAAAGTGGCGGGCGCCAATGTAGAACCCAAATTCTCCCGCTATACTTTCCGGAATAACTTTGATATCAATGTCATTAAGAACTTCCAGCTGAGCGTCAATATCAGCGGGCAGTTCCTGCGTAACAAAACAGCCAATCCCAAGTCCGATAACTACAGCAATGTAGAATCCTCCGACCTGGCCGCACGTTACCAGGCCATTCTCTTCAGCCTGGGTTATGGACCTTATATTTCCCCGGGTATTGTGGATGATAAGATCGTACTGCATTTCATAGGATCGGACGGCAGCGCCACCAACCCTATTGGCACCATCCGGGGCGGTAACGGCGGTTATCCCAGCCAGGTGATCAACCCACTCAACCTGGTGAGCAGGGGCTATGGCATTACGCAGGGCACCAACCTGAGTACGCAAATGGTGCTGAAGCATACCATGGATTATTTTACGCCCGGCCTCTCCTCCCATTTTACCATTGCCTATGACGATAACTACCAGAAAGGGTATTCGGTTACTCCCGGCGTGCCTACCTATGCAGCGTACCGGGATCCCGCCGATCCTACCAATGTAGTCTTCATCGGCGGTGCGGTCAGTGCGGACAACAGCCTGACCGACTACCTGTTCAATTCCAGCTTCCGCAGGACCTACTATGAGGCTGGCTTTGATTATGCCCGGAGCTTTGGCAAACACAACGTCTCCGGCCTGCTGTTGGGGAACGCCCAGAAATATGTGGACAATGGCCTCGCCTTTAATACGCCTTCCGGCCTGATGAGTGTGGTTGGTCGCGCTACCTACAACTTTGAAGAACGTTACCTGGCTGAAGCCAATATGGCCTACAACGGCACTGAACAGTTTGCTCCCGGCAGCCGCTTCGGTTTTTTCCCGGCCTTCTCTGCTGGCTGGATCATTTCCAACGAGTCTTTCTTCAAAGACAATCCCGTAGTGAGCTTTGCCAAGATCCGCGGCTCCTATGGTGAAGTGGGTAATGACCAGATCGGCGCCCGTCGCTACCTCTACCTGCCCAATTCCTGGAATATGGCTGATGGTGGTAACGGTTATTATTTCGGCAGCACCAATGGCTCCAATGCCAACCCGCTGGTGTCCGGCGCTGTGGAGTCCTCCCTGGGTAACCCGGTGGTGACCTGGGAAAGGGCGCAGAAGACCAACCTGCAGCTGGACCTGAAATTCCTGAAAGACAAACTGTCCTTCTCCGGTACTTATTTTACAGAGAAGCGAAAAGATATCCTGGTGCAGCCCTCTATCATTCCCGCCAACTTCGGCGTAGCCGGTACACCGGTTTCCAATGTGGGCCGCGTATCCAATAAAGGCTGGGAATTTGAACTGGGATGGGATGATAAGATCGGCAATGAGTTCGCCTATTTTATCAAGGCCAATTTCTCCTATTCCCGGAACAAGATTGAATTTATGGCCGAAGCGCCCTATCCTTACGAGTGGATGAACCAGACAGGGTATATGATCGGGCAACCCAAGGGATTGATAGCCGACGGCTTTTACAATACCCAGCAGGAACTGGCCAACAGGCCCAACAATACTTACAGTAACCTGGTTGACCTGGGTGATATCCGGTACAGGGATATCAATGGCGATGGCAAAATAGACAACAGTGATATGGTGCCCATCGGTTATCCTACTTTCCCGCTGATAGCCTACAACTGGCGGATGGGTTTCTCCTATAAAGGATTTGATGTGTCTGCGCTCTTTATCGGTACTGCCAAAGGTTCTTATGATATCAGCAGGACCTATTATGGCGGCAACAGGATTGTCCAGGCCGTCAATGACGGACGCTGGACCCAGGAGAAATATGATAACGGGGACGCTATCAGCTATCCTGCCATGAACGCTATTGAAGGCGCTTCCCAGGCTTCCAAACTGACCAGCACATTCTGGCTGCGATCAACTGATTTCCTGCGTCTGAAGAACCTGACGGTCAGCTATACTTTTGGTAATAACCCCTTGCTCAGAAGTGCAGGCATCAAGGGTATCAGTGTTTTTGCCAATGGCAATAACCTGATCACCTGGACCAGCCTGGTGGATGGGATAGATCCTGAGTCTACCAGCCAGAACAGCAATGGCTACATCTTCCCGCTGATAAAGACCTTCAACGTCGGGTTCAATGTTTCATTTTAA
- a CDS encoding two-component regulator propeller domain-containing protein, which produces MCVIPSGKWLMAQPAQFRFNTIGLDQGLSNNRITSITKDQQGFLWFGTAAGLNRFDGYTFKVFLHKEGDSTSINDNFIDKIVPGPLQSLWAYTPKGWNKYDPRTETFISRPRQFLQQIGLPHEWFTTIVTDRQGDSWFVYPDEGFFCYHRAEAKTAHFNDHSGPFPLYSNHVTALAFDTLGNYWVAYAEGVLEKRSCRDHRLLLRNTALQQAARGNSLQYRMVIDKENDLWLYVQGQQQGAWWYRSATDSLIAVNKSSRYLRLNNDIVNGIVQDDRGNIWVATDHGGINLVDKKEGRVRYISSNSNMYENAINAVFRDELGTIWMGTFKTGINYFNEKKSAFLLYQHDVADRSSLPFNDVNCFAEDKKGNLWIGTNGGGLIYFNRAANTYRQYRSNPADKNSLSNDIVTSLFIDRDNKLWIGTYFGGLNCFDGKQFIRYQRRENKSPGQPDESIWEILEDSRGRLWIGTLTNGLELFDRQQQQFQSYRYPHAFTYSTNAIIEDRKGDIWEGGSAGINLYDAQGKLIRQFTHIEENPNSLSNTTVLDIVEDAHGGIWIATRDGLNLYDPRTDQFTRFRSEDGLPHSTVLRILKDQQHNLWLSTPSGLCNVRIGYEGNKVSAQFRNYDETDGLQGRVFNDDAALVTKAGELVFGGSNGFNIFFPPAFTSAAFQPPLVFTDLQLFNNSVQVGKKYDGRIILPETITATRKLVLRHDQNAFAIEFAALQYVDAAKVRYLYQLKGFNDSWISADGNNRKISFTGLNPGSYTLSVRARNENGDWMPGSVDLQIQILPPFWLSPWAYCLYGLLIIGGLLYGRYRIIHRTRLQFKKEQEDLEARRNEELNAMKIHFFTNVSHEFKTPLALILTPVEKLLQQPYPESEHRQFQLIHRNARRLLNMVNELLDFRKLEMSELKLNKRSADVFRFCKEVFDSFSDIAERKNIHFSFHAEDQDLVMAFDADKLERVLFNLLSNAFKFTHEGGAVSMQVRKLRQEPQDYVEIKVSDTGIGIPAGKLEKIFERFFQNEVPGSIINQGSGIGLSISREFVRLHGGAIHAESTVGQGSDLVVLLPVLQAEDVPEAALVADPETLLPEPVKEPAQEISGPQQVIGKERLGAATAEQAILPVQKAIPEPQKGMPPVRKTILLVEDNEDYRFYIKDNLKEYFTVIEAANGKEGWQKALSGHPDLIVSDINMPELSGIELCQKIRSDKRTSFIPIILLTVLSSELSQLKGLGTGANDYITKPFNFELLLSRIRNLLAQQDKFRETYQKQVTVAATEPAQPVSTDTDFVQKALAVVEKNMANPDFSVEELSRELLLGRATLYKKLFTLTGQTPIEFIRSIRLQRAKQLLETGQWTIAEIAYEVGFSDPKYFTKVFRESFQITPSAYQDTHRKEQDKDVNS; this is translated from the coding sequence TTGTGTGTTATTCCTTCCGGCAAATGGCTGATGGCCCAGCCTGCCCAGTTCAGGTTCAATACTATCGGCCTGGACCAGGGGCTCTCCAATAACCGGATCACTTCCATTACAAAAGACCAGCAAGGATTTCTCTGGTTTGGCACTGCTGCCGGCCTCAACAGGTTTGACGGCTATACCTTTAAAGTGTTCCTGCACAAAGAGGGGGACAGCACCAGTATCAACGATAATTTTATTGATAAGATAGTACCCGGACCTTTGCAATCGCTCTGGGCCTATACGCCCAAGGGCTGGAACAAATACGATCCCCGGACAGAAACATTTATTTCCCGCCCCAGACAGTTCCTGCAGCAGATAGGCCTGCCGCATGAATGGTTCACCACCATTGTAACGGACCGGCAGGGAGATAGCTGGTTTGTATATCCCGATGAAGGTTTCTTCTGTTACCATAGGGCTGAAGCAAAAACAGCCCATTTCAATGATCATTCAGGGCCTTTCCCGCTTTACTCCAATCATGTAACTGCGCTCGCTTTTGATACGCTGGGCAATTACTGGGTGGCCTATGCAGAAGGTGTACTGGAAAAGCGCAGCTGCCGGGACCACCGGCTATTGCTGAGAAATACGGCACTGCAACAGGCCGCACGGGGCAATTCTCTGCAATACCGGATGGTGATAGATAAGGAGAATGACCTATGGTTGTATGTGCAGGGCCAGCAACAGGGCGCCTGGTGGTACCGATCGGCCACAGACTCACTGATAGCTGTCAACAAAAGCTCCCGCTACCTGCGGCTGAACAATGATATTGTCAATGGCATTGTGCAGGATGATCGCGGCAATATCTGGGTAGCCACTGATCATGGCGGTATCAACCTGGTGGATAAAAAGGAAGGGCGTGTACGCTATATTTCCAGCAACAGCAATATGTATGAAAATGCCATCAATGCTGTTTTCAGGGATGAGCTGGGGACTATCTGGATGGGGACCTTTAAAACTGGGATCAATTATTTCAACGAAAAGAAATCCGCCTTTCTCTTATACCAGCATGATGTGGCGGACAGGAGCAGCCTGCCTTTCAATGATGTGAACTGTTTTGCGGAAGACAAAAAAGGCAACCTCTGGATCGGTACCAACGGCGGCGGCCTGATCTATTTTAACCGGGCTGCCAATACCTACCGGCAGTATCGTTCCAATCCGGCGGATAAGAACAGCCTCTCCAATGATATTGTTACCAGCCTGTTCATTGACCGGGATAATAAACTCTGGATCGGTACTTATTTTGGCGGACTGAACTGCTTTGATGGAAAGCAGTTTATCCGCTACCAGCGCAGGGAGAATAAAAGCCCTGGTCAGCCTGATGAAAGTATCTGGGAGATATTGGAGGATAGTCGCGGCCGGCTCTGGATCGGCACCCTGACCAATGGGCTGGAGCTGTTTGACCGGCAACAGCAGCAATTCCAGAGCTATCGCTATCCGCATGCTTTCACTTACTCTACCAATGCCATTATAGAAGACAGGAAAGGTGATATCTGGGAAGGAGGATCAGCCGGTATAAACCTCTACGATGCACAGGGAAAGCTGATCAGGCAATTTACCCATATAGAAGAAAATCCCAACAGCTTAAGCAATACTACCGTGCTGGATATTGTGGAAGACGCCCATGGCGGGATCTGGATCGCCACCAGAGATGGGCTGAACCTGTACGATCCCCGGACCGACCAGTTCACGCGGTTCCGTTCGGAAGACGGCCTGCCGCACAGCACTGTCCTCCGGATACTGAAAGACCAGCAGCATAACCTCTGGCTCAGCACGCCCAGTGGCTTATGTAATGTGCGCATTGGCTATGAAGGCAATAAAGTATCGGCCCAGTTCAGGAATTATGATGAAACAGATGGTTTGCAGGGAAGGGTCTTTAATGACGATGCAGCATTGGTGACAAAAGCAGGCGAGCTGGTCTTTGGCGGCAGCAACGGCTTTAATATATTCTTTCCCCCGGCATTCACTTCTGCTGCTTTTCAACCGCCGCTGGTATTCACTGACCTGCAGCTGTTCAACAATAGTGTACAGGTAGGAAAGAAATATGACGGCAGGATCATCCTGCCGGAAACCATCACGGCCACCAGGAAGCTGGTGCTCCGGCATGACCAGAATGCTTTTGCCATTGAATTTGCCGCGCTGCAATATGTGGATGCGGCCAAGGTCAGGTACCTGTACCAGCTGAAGGGCTTCAATGATTCCTGGATCAGTGCCGATGGCAATAACCGGAAGATCAGTTTTACCGGTCTGAATCCTGGCAGCTATACCCTGTCTGTCCGGGCCCGCAATGAAAATGGTGACTGGATGCCCGGCTCGGTCGATCTACAGATACAGATCCTGCCGCCTTTCTGGCTCAGCCCCTGGGCCTACTGCCTTTACGGCCTTCTGATCATTGGCGGCCTGCTCTATGGGCGGTACCGGATCATCCACCGGACAAGACTGCAGTTCAAAAAAGAGCAGGAAGACCTGGAAGCCAGGCGCAACGAAGAGCTGAACGCCATGAAGATCCATTTCTTCACCAATGTGAGCCATGAGTTCAAAACGCCGCTGGCCCTTATCCTGACACCCGTTGAAAAGCTGCTGCAACAGCCCTACCCGGAATCAGAACACCGGCAGTTCCAACTGATCCACCGCAATGCCCGGCGCCTTCTGAATATGGTCAACGAGCTGCTGGATTTCCGGAAACTGGAGATGAGCGAACTGAAACTCAATAAGCGATCCGCCGATGTATTCCGCTTCTGCAAAGAGGTCTTTGATTCCTTTTCAGATATAGCGGAAAGAAAGAATATCCATTTCTCTTTCCATGCCGAAGACCAGGACCTGGTAATGGCTTTTGATGCGGACAAGCTGGAAAGGGTCCTGTTCAATCTCCTGTCCAATGCGTTTAAGTTCACCCATGAAGGTGGCGCTGTATCCATGCAGGTCAGGAAGTTGCGGCAGGAACCGCAGGACTATGTAGAAATAAAGGTGAGTGATACCGGCATCGGCATTCCGGCCGGTAAGCTGGAGAAAATATTTGAGCGTTTCTTCCAGAATGAAGTGCCGGGCTCTATTATCAACCAGGGCAGCGGCATCGGGCTGTCCATCAGCAGGGAATTTGTCCGGCTGCATGGCGGCGCCATCCATGCTGAAAGTACAGTAGGGCAGGGGAGCGACCTGGTGGTCCTGCTGCCCGTGCTACAGGCGGAAGATGTCCCGGAAGCCGCACTGGTAGCGGATCCTGAGACGCTGTTACCGGAACCGGTAAAAGAACCAGCACAGGAAATATCGGGACCGCAGCAGGTGATCGGCAAAGAGCGGCTGGGGGCTGCAACAGCTGAGCAGGCAATCCTGCCGGTACAGAAGGCCATACCGGAACCGCAGAAAGGAATGCCGCCTGTCCGGAAAACGATCCTGCTGGTAGAAGACAATGAGGATTACCGCTTTTATATAAAGGACAACCTCAAAGAATATTTTACCGTTATTGAAGCGGCCAACGGGAAAGAAGGCTGGCAGAAAGCATTGTCCGGGCATCCCGACCTGATTGTCAGTGATATCAATATGCCCGAATTGAGTGGCATAGAACTTTGCCAGAAGATCCGGAGCGATAAAAGGACCTCGTTTATCCCCATCATCCTGCTGACTGTCCTCAGTTCCGAGCTGAGCCAGCTGAAAGGACTGGGCACCGGGGCCAACGACTATATTACCAAGCCATTTAATTTTGAGCTGCTGCTTTCCAGGATCCGCAACCTGCTGGCGCAGCAGGATAAGTTCAGGGAAACCTACCAGAAGCAGGTGACTGTGGCTGCCACGGAACCGGCGCAACCGGTATCCACGGATACGGATTTTGTCCAGAAAGCCCTGGCCGTGGTGGAGAAGAACATGGCCAACCCTGATTTCTCCGTGGAAGAGCTCAGCCGGGAACTATTGCTTGGTCGCGCCACCCTGTACAAGAAACTCTTCACCCTGACCGGTCAGACCCCCATAGAATTCATCCGCTCCATCCGTTTGCAGCGGGCCAAACAATTACTGGAAACCGGGCAATGGACCATTGCCGAAATTGCCTACGAGGTAGGCTTCAGTGACCCCAAGTATTTTACCAAAGTGTTCAGGGAATCTTTCCAGATCACCCCTTCAGCCTACCAGGATACACACAGGAAAGAGCAGGACAAGGATGTCAATTCCTGA